In the Pedobacter cryoconitis genome, GCCGTTTTAGCATGTCCATCTGTGAAGCACCATTCAGCACAATTATTGATGATGCTCTCCAGATTGCAATAAAGATAAACAATATCTTGTTGATGGCGTTGGGTAATATTTCTCTGACCAGTCTTGATATTAAGTAACATTGGAGAAAGCGGTCCGAAATAAAAAGGGACATAGTCGCCAAGATGTTCATTTGGTGGATTCACTCTGACCAAGTGATCATGCCTTTGTTGGATCAGATTTGAATCGCCAATATTGATGTAACCAGGATCTGCCTGAACATGCCCATAATTGAATAGCCCTTGCGTTAACGCATAACGAACATTATCTATGTGGGTTATACGGAAGATCCAGATTTTATTAAGTTCATATTGAGGCATTAAGACAAAAATACCAAATCTTTTGATATCAAATACTTTTAGGCTGCATATAAATTTCTAATTATCCTTCAAAAAATCTTGTTCTGTAAGCTTGACACGTTAACAATACGGGCAGCTGTTGATTTGCGAAGTAAGGGCAGTGTTGCTTGTGTAACGGCAATAACTCCAAAGAGACATTAGTTTCCCAAACCGTCCGTACCTCGTCAAGCGATGCCTTAATGGCTTTGCCATCTTCCGATGTCTCTTCCAACGTCCTGCCGGGTTTACCTGCATGAGATATTGCTGCATTATTTACCAGCAGGTCGAGGTGCCCGGATTCTTTTTCTATACGCTCAACCGCTGCGTTAATGGTGGATTGCTGGGTTACATCCAGCTGTATCGCATGCGCTGCAATGCCGATCTCAGCAGCGGCCTTTTCTCCGTTGCCCAGGTTACGTGAACCGAGATAAACAATATAGCCGTTGTTTGCAAGTGCTTTAGCGATTTGAAAACCTACGCCCTGATTGGCACCTGTGACTAGCGCAACAGGTTTGTTATTTGTTAATGATTCAATCTGATTTGCCATAAGATTAGGATTAATGATTGAACAAAATTGTGCAATCATTATCCGGCAATCCTAACCAAATCAAGGATATGCTTAACCAAAATGAAAAGTTGTCAACTAAGATATTAAGCTGGCTATGGGTTGGTCACATTGCCTGACTAATTTTTTGTAAGTATTCCCCTTAACTTCTCTTCATGTTCATCGCCCCATAATCCTATGGAATGAATTAATGGAATTAAACTCCGGCCAAATGCAGTCAAACTGTACTCTACTTTCGGTGGAAGTACTGGAAAAATAACCTTCGAAATCAGTTCGTGTTTTTCCAGCTCATTTAACTGAACATTTAAAACCCGGCGTGAAGCCCCCGGAATTTTTCTTTGCAGCTGACTGGGCCGGATATGCCCTTCATTGATAAAATAAAGTAATCTTATTTTCCATTTTCCATATAAAACCTCCCCTACTAAATCAAGTCCGCAATCATAGTTCTGTACTATCTTTTTCTGATACATGCGCTAAAGATAGCGTATTGCCCAAAATCTGTCAATACGGATAAATTTAACCCTATCCGATTCGTTTATCCGTAATTGTGCCAACTGATCAGACACCCGATCTTTGAGCTCATCAACAAACATTAATTATGAATATGTACAACGAATTATCTGGTCAGATAGCACTCGTAACAGGCGGGACAAAAGGAACAGGAAAGGCAATTGCAGAAAGACTAGCTCTTGCAGGAGCAAAAGTAATCATCACTGCAAGAAATAAATCAGAGGATGTGAAACCCGGTTTCCACTTCATCCCAGCAGATCTAAGTAAACCAGAAGGCACCGAAAAATTAACCGCAGCAATCTTAGCGGAATATGGTGGAATAGACATCCTGATTAACAATCTCGGTGGCTCAGAAACCCCTGGCGGTGGATTTGCAGCACTATCAGACGAGCATTGGTCAGAAACACTTCAAACTAATCTACTGGCTCCTGTAAGGCTCGATAGGGGTTTGTTACCTTCCATGTTAGCAAAGGGCTCAGGAGTCATTATACATATCGCCTCGATACAGGGAAGACTGCCATTACCTGATTCTACTTTACCTTATGCAGCCGCTAAAGCCGGACTGATCAATTACAGCAAAGGGTTATCAAAAGAGGTTACTCCAAAAGGTATACGCGTATTAACCGTATCACCGGGCTGGATACAGACAGAAGCGGCTATAAGGATGATGGAGCGCTTAGCGGAAAGTTCAGGAGATACCATAGAAAGCGCAACTCAACAAGTGATGAATTCATTGGGAGGTATCCCGATGGGCAGGCCAGCCAAACCAGAAGAAGTTGCTGAACTTGTAGGATTCCTTGTCTCTCCACGTGCAAACTATTTATCAGGAACTGAATATGTAATTGACGGAGGAACTATTCCAACTATTTAACAGCTGAAACATTGTACCCCCCCTATAAACAACCATACAAACAGCATAAAAATACCTACCTAACTTACTGACAAGTAAATTCAAAATAGCTAAATAATAAAGCTATATCAGCCGGGTACTGCCCGGGTACTGGTCGGGTACTGGTCGGGTACTGGTCGGGTACTCGTTAGGGTAAGAGCAGTGCTAAAGTAACGCGAGAGCATGGCAAGTCCAAGTCAAAACAACTAGTTGAAATGACTTGGACTTGCCATAGTTAAAGCCCGTTTACAACCTGGTGTCATCCCGACCACCACTCAGGCACAACCAAACCATAACTAGTTGAAGATTCATGAAATTATAATACCCCCTTTGACTAACCCATGGACAACTGCGGACAATTGCAGACAGCTGCGGACAATTACGGCCATTTTTTACGCATCAGGATAATCTTTAACGCGAATAGCTTACATTGGTGGAAAAGCAATTATTTATTATGGGAAGTTTAACGGGTAAATTTTCAAAGGGAATCCTGGACGATTTCATTTTTAAAGCAGCAGTTTGGTGTACAAGTTGTTTCAAAAGTTCTGTACCGGGCATAAGGAAACAAGCAATGGAAACCCAGAGGCATCAGAGAACTTTCGTCAAAGTAGCAAGCCTGGAAAAATCAGGATCTTTCCTCTCCCTGAGAATTCCGCTGAAGGGTTGGCCGATCTCTTATCAAAGTAATCAGGGCGTTTAATACTGATATATTGAACTATAAAATCAGGCAGTAATTAGCTTATTAAAGAATCGTAACCAGCTGCTTTGAACTCAAAAAATATCAAACCCAAAACTTGAAATTTAATCCCTGATCTACAAGTTTATGACTTGATCCACAAAAAGGGACTGAACGCAATATGACTGCAAACAATGCGGCCAGATCTGTGAATCTGTTACATGGTATTAAAGGAGAGTTTCCTGAACAGGAAATCAACTGTGATACGGTATTGGTGGCTGACGGAGAGCTGGTCAAACCTGAAAATATTCCTGCTATTTAAAGATGTCCTGAGTGATGCTGTTTCCAACAGTGTTTACTGCGGAAAACAATACACTCAGGTCATCGCTTAAAAAGCTATATCAATCAGGCTGGTCAAAGGAATATGAATTCCGTTTTTCAGCTGAATATATTTCTCTGTAACTGACCATACTGTCGTATTCACAGTCTTTGGACCAAATTTGGTATTAAATGTAATGTCTGCTTTTGATTTGAATTCATTGCCTAAACGCTGAGCACCACTGAGCTTATCTTTTAATTCTTCAATGTGGTTCTGATCTGCTGCTATAATTTCACTTACGTCTATTGACTCCTTTTCGATTAATTCTCCTAACATAGTATAATGGCTAATTCTTTCTTAAATATGCATTAAATCTATTTAAACAGCAATAACATCCTAAAAGAGTTACAATTCTATGAGTTAAGCTGTGTAGCCTGAAAATCTAATGGCATAGTTTTCAGGCCAATAGTAGTTTCTCTTTAAAATGAAAAGAGAGGCAAAAACCTCTCTTTTCATTTTATAAACCTGTAAATCAATCTAGTACCCTTTATTTTGGGTCAAGGTTGGATTATTTCTGCGTTCTGCATCAGGAATAGGATATAAATAGTAATTAGCATCTGGTTTAGTCATCATATCTGTCAATGCTAAACCGGTTCTGCAATAGTCAAACCACGCTTCTCCTTCAAACATCATCTCTTTTCTCTTCTCTTTTTGTACGGCAGTGATGAATGCTGCAAGCGTAGTAAAAGTAGAAATGTCAGGAGTCGTGATTCCAGCTCTGTCACGTACCTTTTTATAAGAATCATATGCTGCTGCACTCACCGCCCCATCTACGCGGGCCTGAGCCTCTGCATGGATCAGGTAAATTTCTGCAATACGGATAACCGGTACATTTTGAATAGCCGGGTTAAATATTCTGTACTTGCCGATATAGTATCTCGGATCTGCCGGCGTATTCTGGTAAACAGTAAAGTCTTTCCTTTTATCTGCTGCTTCATATAAATCAGCGATTGATTTACCTTCTGCATAAAATAAAGCAGAGGCATTCGGATTACTTACTGTCGCGAGTGGATTGGTAGCCTGTGCATCAAACTGCAATTCAAAAATTGATTCTGAAGTGTTTTTTGTAGTCCATACCGACCCAAAGTCAACCGGCATACTTGCTCCGCTTGTCGCAATCACGTCCTTCGCTAATCTTGCTGCTTCTGCATAAGTATTCGTCACGCTTCCGTTGTATAAATAAACTTTAGCCAGCAAAGCTTTGGCTGCATTACCTGTTACTCTGCCTTTTGTTTCTGAAATGTTAGCATAAGCATTCGGCAAATTAGTAGCTTCTATCAAGTCTGCAATGATTTTCGCATAAACTTCTGCTACGGTATTACGTGGTACTTTAAGGTTGTCAGTTTCTCCGGTTGGCGTTAAGATCAAAGGAACATCTCCAAATGCTCTGACTAAGTTAAAATAAGTCAAAGCTCTGATAAATTGTGCCTCTCTGATGAATTGCTGTCTTTTATCGGCGGCAATTGCAGTTTCTGGCATTGCAGCTACTTTAACCACAATATTATTTGCTGCATTGATCGCTGCATAACCTGTTGTCCAGATACTCTGTACCCATGGATTATCAATACGGATTGTATTTGTTTTAAAGTCCACATATTCAGGAAAGCTGGATACGTGATTCACGTGCCTGGCCGAAAATTCAGGAACAATAATCAGGGATTGTCCGTAAGAATTAGCGCCCAATTGTGTTCTGTACATCCCCATTACTGCCGATTGGGCTCCTTGTTGTGAATTGAAAATATTATCAGGGGTAATCTGTGCAATAGGTTCCCTGTCCAGGAATTTTTTACAGGACGTAAAGCTTAAGGACACGGCTGCTAGTAAAATATATTTTGAAATCGTCTTCATGTGCTGTTGAATAGGGTTGTTCTTAGAAAGTTAAATTGATACCTGCAGTAAAGATCCTTGGCTGCGGATAACTACCGTAATCATAGCCGTAAGTCAAACCAGCATTGGCACCGCCATGGCTAGAGCTAACTTCTGGATCATAACCTTTGTATTTAGTAAATACGAAAGCATTTTGTACGGTAGTGTAAACACGTAAGCTTTTGATCTTCAATTTCTCCGAAACTTTATCACTTAAAGTATAACCAAACGTGATATTTCTCAATCTGAAGAACGAACCATCCTGTACAAAACGGTCAGAGATTGCTGTGTTATCAAAGTTTCCAGGTGTTGGTCTTGGGATATCAGTGATCTCTCCAGGATTTCTCCAGCGTCTGTTCCAGTCTGCGAAACCATTACTTGTTTTATTACTTCCATCCAGCCCTGAAGCCAGGTTATAATTGAACACATCGTTTCCATAAGAGAATTGCCCCATAATGCTCAGGTCAAAGTTTTTATAGGTAAATGTATTCGTGATACCTCCATAGAAATCCGGATTTGGATTACCAATGATCCCACGATCTTTAGGATCGTTCGGTGCACCAAGGCTACCGTCTTGTTTGATATAGTCAATCATACCAGTCTGAGAATTTACACCAGACATCTTCCATCCATAGAAGGAACCAAGTGGCAAGCCCTCTCTGGCAATATTCAATCCACCAACACCACCACTTAATTCTCCGCCTGGTAAAGAAACAACTTTGTTCCTGTTAAATGACATATTTAATGAAGTGCTCCATTTCAATGCGCCAACCAGATTCTGAGTAGTTAATTCAAATTCAAAACCTTTATTCTGAATCTTACCTACATTGGTAAAACGGTTTGCAAAACCTGAACTTGTCGGCACAACTACACCAACTAAAAGGTCAGAAGTATTTTTTATATAATAATCGGCAAGTATAGAAATACGGTTATTAAACAAACCTACGTCAACTCCAAAGTCCAGTTGTTTGGTTGTTTCCCATTTCAGGTCTTTATCACCTAATACGTTTGGTAAATAACCAGGATTACCCAGGTAATTATTACTTCCGCTATATAAAGAATAACTCGCATAGTTAGGAATGTTCTGGTTTCCTGTAACACCCCAGCTTGCTCTTAATTTCAAGTTGCTGATTACTTTGTTGGTTTTCAGGAAGTCTTCATCAGATGCGCGC is a window encoding:
- the darT gene encoding DUF4433 domain-containing protein, whose product is MPQYELNKIWIFRITHIDNVRYALTQGLFNYGHVQADPGYINIGDSNLIQQRHDHLVRVNPPNEHLGDYVPFYFGPLSPMLLNIKTGQRNITQRHQQDIVYLYCNLESIINNCAEWCFTDGHAKTAITAFYNDIEDMDQIDLDLARERYWHPIDEDLDRMRKKQAEFLVKYSVLPNCISNIVVYNEERQVQIQQIKEELNLNLNIYINPKGRYYY
- a CDS encoding SDR family oxidoreductase, whose product is MANQIESLTNNKPVALVTGANQGVGFQIAKALANNGYIVYLGSRNLGNGEKAAAEIGIAAHAIQLDVTQQSTINAAVERIEKESGHLDLLVNNAAISHAGKPGRTLEETSEDGKAIKASLDEVRTVWETNVSLELLPLHKQHCPYFANQQLPVLLTCQAYRTRFFEG
- a CDS encoding winged helix-turn-helix transcriptional regulator, producing the protein MYQKKIVQNYDCGLDLVGEVLYGKWKIRLLYFINEGHIRPSQLQRKIPGASRRVLNVQLNELEKHELISKVIFPVLPPKVEYSLTAFGRSLIPLIHSIGLWGDEHEEKLRGILTKN
- a CDS encoding SDR family oxidoreductase, with the translated sequence MNMYNELSGQIALVTGGTKGTGKAIAERLALAGAKVIITARNKSEDVKPGFHFIPADLSKPEGTEKLTAAILAEYGGIDILINNLGGSETPGGGFAALSDEHWSETLQTNLLAPVRLDRGLLPSMLAKGSGVIIHIASIQGRLPLPDSTLPYAAAKAGLINYSKGLSKEVTPKGIRVLTVSPGWIQTEAAIRMMERLAESSGDTIESATQQVMNSLGGIPMGRPAKPEEVAELVGFLVSPRANYLSGTEYVIDGGTIPTI
- a CDS encoding RagB/SusD family nutrient uptake outer membrane protein — encoded protein: MKTISKYILLAAVSLSFTSCKKFLDREPIAQITPDNIFNSQQGAQSAVMGMYRTQLGANSYGQSLIIVPEFSARHVNHVSSFPEYVDFKTNTIRIDNPWVQSIWTTGYAAINAANNIVVKVAAMPETAIAADKRQQFIREAQFIRALTYFNLVRAFGDVPLILTPTGETDNLKVPRNTVAEVYAKIIADLIEATNLPNAYANISETKGRVTGNAAKALLAKVYLYNGSVTNTYAEAARLAKDVIATSGASMPVDFGSVWTTKNTSESIFELQFDAQATNPLATVSNPNASALFYAEGKSIADLYEAADKRKDFTVYQNTPADPRYYIGKYRIFNPAIQNVPVIRIAEIYLIHAEAQARVDGAVSAAAYDSYKKVRDRAGITTPDISTFTTLAAFITAVQKEKRKEMMFEGEAWFDYCRTGLALTDMMTKPDANYYLYPIPDAERRNNPTLTQNKGY